The window taaaataaaaaagttattgaatgaaaaaatgaaatgatataaGCTTATCGATTAAGAtagaattaattaatgtatcagatatatttgtttattataggTTTTAATTAGGTTAAGAAATTAGGATAAATTTGTTTTAAGTTTGGATTTTGATTAAGTTTGTTGAGGTGATGACGTATGCATGTCTTGATTGTGTGgtatagaaatatagaaatagaaatagtattgtatattatatatttatttatttatagatatagatagatacagatatatagaGGAAAATGTGGTAAGTAGGTGTGAGGTTAGACAAGTGTTTTTGTATTGGATAAGTTATAGTTATATTTAAGGATAAGATGAAAGGGAAGAAAAGTGATTATCAAGGTAGACTAAAATGTGAAGAGAACGAAGAGACTTTTATACCTGGATTATACGACGATGTAGCGTTGATTTGTTTAGCGTGGGCCTGTCGATTCGATTACGCTTCCTTATCTTGCTTAAACACGAGGTTTAGTTTGCTAATAAATAGCGGTTATTTATACGAGTTAAGGAAACAATTGGGGATAATAGAGCATTGGGTGTATATGGTTTGTGATCCTAGAGGATGGGAGTCGTTTGACCCGATAAGTAAGAAATGGATGAGATTGCCTAGGATTCCTTGTGACGAGTGTTTTAATTATGCGGATAAGGAGTCGTTAGCTGTTGGTAGTGAGTTATTGGTTTTTGGGCGCGAGTTGTTTGAGTTTGCTATATGGAAGTATAGTTTGGTTTATAGGAGTTGGGTTAAATGTGAGGGAATGCGGCATCCTAGATGTTTATTTGCTTCAGGGAGTTTTGGGTCGATTGCTATAGTAGCAGGAGGTAGTGACCATAATGGTAACATTTTGAATTCTGCAGAGTTATATGATTCGTTAACGGGTAAATGGGAAATGTTACCTGATATGCATACCCCACGTAGATTGTGTGCGGGTTTTTTCATGGATGGGAAGTTTTACGTGATTGGAGGGATGACAAACCCTCAAGATACATTAACTTGTGGAGAAGAATTTGATCTCACAACGAAAACATGGAGGAAAATTGATGGGATGTACCCTAATGTAAACAGGGCTGCAATGGCACCCCCACTTGTTGCAGTTGTAGATAATCAATTATACGCAGTTGAATATATAAGCAACATGGTTAAAAAGTACGATAAAGATAAAAACTCATGGGATGATTTGGGAAGACTCCCTGTTCGGGCTGATTCATCAAACGGTTGGGGTCTGGCTTTTAGAGCGTGTGGGGATGAGCTTTTGGTAGTGGGTGGACAAAGGGGACCGGAAGGTGAAGCGATTGTTCTTAACTCATGGAGCCCAAAATCCGGGGTCAAAAACAGGGTATTGGACTGGAAGGTTCTTGGGGTCAAGGAACATGCTGGTGTGTTTGTTTACAATTGTGCTGTGATGGGTTCTTGAAACCCTAACCATAGGTTTTTTCCCCCTGGGAATTCTCTgattaactttctttttttctttttcctttgaaaaaaatatttcatcTGGGGTACTTTCATTTTTCTTGGATTCGTGTACTTTGTATTATGTGGCAATGAACTCCAAAGGGTATAGTATTTTGAGGTTAATGTTTATTCCTGTCTCATATTCATTATCAATTTACATCATTTCAATACTCGAGTGTAAATTCTAAAGCAAATGATTGAATTATATTCTGTCAAGGGTCACATGGTACGGTTAAATGTTTGTTGCTTTTCAAGTACACCAGTATACTTTCAAGTCTtgaaataacaataatttaatGATATAGTTACATTTTTTGTGATTGAAGATCTATGTATAGGTTGTTAATGgacatatatttaatattttgtatttcaCAAGGTGTTTAGGTTAgctaatatatgtatatgttaaaaAGCTTGTGATTAGCCTCTGAAAATGCAGATCATCATCTTTAAGAAGTTAACAAGTTTGTTTAGGCAAGTTGGAATGGCTATTATTGTATTACGAGcatagtgtccgcgcgttgcgacggctAGAAGGCGAGGACAACATAAAAGGGAGACGGTGGAGAAATAGGGCGGcgcggagggtgatagaaggttGATAAgagcgtgtaatgattagaaagaatGGAAAAAAGAGAGTATATaagagttttatgtttaagtaaggGTGTAaggggtattatgggaatactgaaaaaaatgcttaatttcttaaaatagttgttcaatatgttttataagggatatagatatataataagaTAAGCTAAAATGATGTGTATAAAAGTTTACACAACACCAGTTATCTAGATAATTGTTGGTGAGTGCTCAAATGGTCGAACTATCAGATCCCCACGCCGACAATCACCAACCCTTGACCATACCAATCGACGCTGAACGTGGTGTGGCCAAAATACCAACTGAACGTTAAAACCACCGATGAAGCTGTATATTTTTATGGCACTAAAATGGCATAAAATGTTCTTCTAAGAGCATCCTCAATAATGTTAAACTTAAATTAGTCTAAcaagtacataaaaaaaaacccttaatgTTTATATCAAAACATTAATCTAGTCTAAGAGtatataaaagaaacttttCCAATGTCTACGCTAAAACATGACATTGCATGCACATTGTAATATCATAATATGATTAGGACCATCCGTCTCGATTtaaatgtcttattttgacttttgaagtctttCATTCGTAACCTTAACTGTAAAttgttttgtgtgtgttataccaaaatggatgtaaaatatatgaatagattaagttttatatgtacttttcattaatataactttcattaagtattatattatacaaacaaaaatacttatgGTTAAAGTTAGAGTACAAAGACTCAGGAAGTCAAAAttagacatttaaattgggacggaaggagtatctattaaattatattaattatgtgTAATATTATTCATGACAAATGTAATgtttaattatctttttataaCTGTATGTTTTATATGTTAAAGTAAAATTCTTTTGTTCTATTCCTTGGTCGATTATAAAGATTGAATAACATTAGAAGAAaagttcttttatttttattagcgTTTTCCTGACATTATTCCTTTTCCACATTAAATTAGTGTACACGGTACGATGTGCACGGTTTAACTCAAACCAACTAATTAAATCATTGATAACCAAGCAACTCGAATGTTTCTTTCATACACcgtttttatgatttattattttattttatggatttaaaTTTACATGTTTAACCAACTATTCGAACCAAACAAGACATCCTCAAGTGGTCACTAGGTAGTGGGATAGAGCCTTTGACAAATACGTTACACCTACGTCATAGGTTTGATTCTTGCATCCACGGTTAATTGGGTTTTCCTCCTGAAATGTATACGAGGATGACACATGACCGACTACAATGATAGCAAAAGGTGTAGTTAGTGTATAGTTGCAAGTATaaaattctttatatataataattaaggaTTGTTTTTAagaagtatttttagaaagattatgATATgtcaaaattacatattttttaataagttttttctttcatttatgatgtcatatttgacaaaaaaaaaaaatctcacttAGTGCttatttttatactttgttAACGCAACAAGTACTCTTATTTTACGTATTATTGTTTTAGTCGATTCACTAACTTcgtatcaagttataatatattgataacaaaaattacatacattcttttacatttttttggttttaaaattttgattacaaTGTCCGGGTTGAATCCGGATTGTTTAGCTcgtaattaaataaaacaaagtagTTGCAAGTActtgtttatattaatatttgtgaCAAATCTATCAATAAAGAAGTAATACTCGTTACTAATGCAGTTTGAGTCTATatgaaaagttaaagaaaaaagcAAGTTCAATTGTTAGAGATACCAAAATCATGTGGATATTAAATGAAAGTATTTTACCGGAAACTTTATGTGGAGGTCACGTCTCATGATGGTAATCCAATATGATTCTAGAGACACTATACCGTTTCTGTGTATATTTGTATTGTAATATTTACTATGTCATGAAATTGGtcttattttctattttaatagtattaataataatggttatGACATACGAAGCATATGATTTTACTAGTCGTTAATATGCTACGTATTATAATTGGTttaatttgttgaattttaaagttaataataatagaCCGATCAAATCAATCAGTATTGGTTTGTTCGGTTGACGTAGTTTGGGTTGGAAAAAAATACTATACCGATTATGTTTgtttggttgagattttagCTCAAATCAGTCAAACTGAGCCATTAATTGTTACCCCTATAGtatatgggaagtgatatccGTACCACAACAATTGATAAATTTACCACATATGCATTTTACTGACTTGTACAGtatgttataaaagttgtacaGTGTATTAAATAAGTCACTATTTGtgatactaatatcacttcctaTAGTATATACTTGAGTAAAAATCCCCCTTAATTTTATACCAATTAACGATCTACATTTTGTCAATGGCATTGTATGGTTACATATTTGACATAGGATGTCGATAAGgcttgatataaataaaacatgatGGAAATTTGCAAGATGAATTAATGTTGAAGCAAAGAGATAAAAAGGCATATAGAGAAGCAGAGGTAGGGTGGGGTATGATTGAAGTCAAAAGTTTGAGATGTAGTTTATGAGTTGTAACATGTGGATGGGGTTTAAGTGTAGGGGTATCCCCCCCTACCACAATGTCCTCAGTTTGGCAAATATTAGCTGTGTTTTGACAGTTCATCTTCTCAGATGAATGATTCCTCTTTCCTATTTTAGAATGTCGTGGGCCCATTATTTGGctcctctttttattttttctttctttaaactTAAAACTAGTATTTTACATGTTCATTGACTAGATTGTGTTCtattcaaaattgaaaattctGGTAATTGATATTGATACAATCTAAATATCTAATAATGTTTTTGACATCTGTTGATTTGTTACTCAATTACTCGTAATGTTATGTATTTATCTTTAATTGACTATTATGTGTATCAAATTTAAAATACGTACATCAGCTGTATACATCTTGATATATAGATTACTACATTCAtggttgtaacttgtaagtcaCCACTTTGCATGATTTTATTTGGTAATGTTATACGAAACAATAGTTATAAGTTAAAGTTGAATTCATATCTTTTACTATATAAGGTATTAAGAACCGTGCGTTGCACGACCGAGAtgaattatatttgtttttgcgTAATACTCCCTTCAtcccatattaagtgtcatagtttgactttttgacttttttttctttcgactttgaccgtaaatatctttgtttatgttatataacacttgatctaatatatattaattgattgagttttaaatgtaattttcattGATACAACTTTTATCAACTAACTTATAACacatacaaagatatttacggtcaaagtcggaagaaaaagacttgaccagtaaaactaagacaattaaaatgggacggagggagtagttGTTTTAAAATGATCTATAGTAGAACGGTGTtgagttgtatgtaaaaaaaagttatgaagCATAAGTGGCGAAACCAGAAACAAAAGTGACGGGTAGCGCAAAATTTTTCCCACTAGTCTTGTATCGGCCTAAAGTAATGATaacaatgataattattaaattgttacgatttttagccttttttatgattttttgctatttataataaattttaaggatttttttgcacttttagtagtttttatttatcatttagttgtaCAGATacgtttttataagttttattaatagaaaaatgtttcaaaagtttaaaattggTCACATTGACCGGtatcccatatttatttgacccgtagtaccaataaaaaatatattgt is drawn from Erigeron canadensis isolate Cc75 chromosome 9, C_canadensis_v1, whole genome shotgun sequence and contains these coding sequences:
- the LOC122582672 gene encoding F-box/kelch-repeat protein At5g60570-like translates to MKGKKSDYQGRLKCEENEETFIPGLYDDVALICLAWACRFDYASLSCLNTRFSLLINSGYLYELRKQLGIIEHWVYMVCDPRGWESFDPISKKWMRLPRIPCDECFNYADKESLAVGSELLVFGRELFEFAIWKYSLVYRSWVKCEGMRHPRCLFASGSFGSIAIVAGGSDHNGNILNSAELYDSLTGKWEMLPDMHTPRRLCAGFFMDGKFYVIGGMTNPQDTLTCGEEFDLTTKTWRKIDGMYPNVNRAAMAPPLVAVVDNQLYAVEYISNMVKKYDKDKNSWDDLGRLPVRADSSNGWGLAFRACGDELLVVGGQRGPEGEAIVLNSWSPKSGVKNRVLDWKVLGVKEHAGVFVYNCAVMGS